The window ATCTTTGCCAAATATGGCATTAACCTGCCGCGTACTTCTGTTGCTCAATCAAAAGTCGGAAAAGCCGTATCCAAAGCGAATCTCCGTGTTGGCGATCTGGTCTTCTTCTCCAGCGGCAGCAGAGCTAATGGTAAAAACGTGACCCACGTAGCAGTATACGCCGGCAACGGCAAGATTCTACACACGTACGGTTCCCCCGGCGTCACAGTGTCAAACCTGAATTCCGGCAACTGGAAAAGAACCTACCTGAAAGCACGCCGCGTACTGTAGAACTTCTCCTTATTAAGGACAATCAGCCTGCAGGGCCGCCTTCGGGCGCCCTCATTATATATCCGGTTCCGCGCACCGTATGAATCAGCTTATTGCGATGGCCTTTGTCAACCTTCATGCGGATATGTCTGATATAGACATCTACCACATTGGTGTCCGCAGGAAAGTGATACCCCCACACCTGCCTTAAGATTTCGTCCCGGGGACAAATTTCCCCTTGATGCAGAGCGAGATAATAGAGCAGATCAAATTCTTTGGGGGTCAGCATGAGCTGGATTCCATCCCGGCTGACCAGCCGGCGGCTGGAGTCCAGCATTAGGCCATCAACCTTAAGCAGAGATTCGAGGCCGCGCCGTCGTCCCGTAAGCCAGAGCAGGTTCATTACTCTGCATCTGAATTCACCTGTGTGCAGCGGCTGTTGCATATATTCGTTTCCACCCGCTTCAAATACCGCAACGGCATCTTCGCCAGCACCCTCACTTGCAATAACCATCACCGGCAAAAAGGTCCCCTGAGCCCGGAACTCCGAAACGATGCTCCAACCGGCCCATTCCCCGGCATTTAGCAGCTCCGCCAGAAGCAGAACGGGATGAACTCTGGCTAATAATAAGCGAAGATCCTCGAGATCTTCGCTTATTGCCGTCTGCAGCCCCAGCCTGCCGAGAGCTTCTTCAATCTGCAAATGTACCTTTTCCCTGTTGCGGATGCTTTCCTGTGTTCCACCGGCTTCACGGGCAGCCCCAGATATGTACCAGGCGATGATTTCGTTCATGGATCTCCCCTCCCTGCATCCTTTTCAGCCTTGCGGCAGTATACCCGCCGCAGATCAAGCTTAGAATTCCCCCAAAGCAAAGAGACCATTCCAGATGGGAATGGTCTCCACATTAAGTTCTACCACATTAGCCAAAATACCGGTGATAAACGCTGCGGGCGGCGGCTACATCACTGGTCCCATGAATCAGAGCCCGCCCGTCGGCAAAAATCACCAGACGGTAAGGTTCCTCCGTAAACGAAACGAGATAAGGATTGCTCTCGACCCTTCCGCTTCCCAGCCTGGAGAGCCGGGCAGCCGTCTCCTGCAAATCCAGCTTTTGGCGGTGTGCCGGCCGGATTTGTACAGTATCCCTGCCGCACAGCACATCACTGCGTTCCGTATTGGCCGCGGTCAGGTAAGGATAAATCGCATGGCTGCCACAGGACGGGCAATCCGCCTTCTTCGCCGCCTTTACCCCAATCTCCTGGTGCTCATTGCGCCACACATCAAAGCTGAGCAGCTTGTCCCGCAGCTGGCTCTGCCGCCCCCCAAGCAATTTGAGCGCTTCAGCTGTTCCGTTAGCCGTAACTAGCTGCACCGCCTGCGGCAAAATGCCCGCAGTGTCACAGGTATCTCCGCCCAACGGAACGGTGCCCAGCAGACAGTTCAGGCAAGGCGTCTCTCCCGGCAGAATCGTGTAGGTTATCCCGTAGCTGCCTACACATGCTCCATAAATCCAGGGAATCCCGTGTTTCTGAGCCATATCATTGATTATCAGCCGTGTATCAAAGTTATCTGTACCGTCCATAATGAGGTCCACTCCGGGCAGCAGACCTTCCAGCTCTTCCGCACGAACATCCAGCACATGGGCCTCGATCACGATCCCGGAATTAATCTGTTCCAGCCTGGCTTTTGCAGCCGCAGCCTTAGGCATCCTGCTGCTGGCATCTGCTTCTGTATATAGCTGCTGCCGCTGTAGATTACTCCATTCCACATAGTCCCGGTCGGCAAGAATCAATCTTCCGACACCGCAGCGGGCGAGTGTCTCAGCAATGCCGGTACCGAGCGCACCTGCACCGATAATCAGCACACTAGAACGGGCGAGGCCCTCTTGCCCCTCAGCCCCAAATGGCGCAAAGCGAACCTGGCGCGAATAGCGGCCGTCTCTACCTGAACTATTGATATCTTCACTATGGCTCATTCCTGACAGTCCCCCCATATTGAAAAGCCGGGAAACAGCAGCTGGTCCACTGCTCTTCCCCGGATTTTAAATTAAACTATACCGTCTGTACCTGTGCTGACCACTGCTCAACATCCCAAATCTTCGTAACCCAATCCTCGTAAAAATCAGGTTCATGAGAGACAAGCAGAATCGTTCCTTTATACTCCTGCAATGCACGCTTCAGCTCAGCCTTGGCAACGATGTCCAGGTGGTTCGTAGGTTCATCGAACAGAACCCAGTTGCTCTCGCGCATCATCAGCTTGCACAGACGCACCTTAGCCTGCTCCCCCCCGCTCAGCATGCTCAGCGGACGGGTAATATGCTCGTTTTTCAGACCGCAGCGGGCCAGATGGCCGCGCACTTCATTCTGTGTAAGGCTGGAAAATTCGTTCCACACGTCGTCTATCGGTGTAATATTGGCTGCCTTAACCTCCTGCTGGAAGTAGGCTGCATTCAGATAATCACCCAGGTAGGTTTTACCGCTGTATACCGGAATTACGCCCAGAATCGACTTCAACAGCGTGGATTTACCGACACCATTGCAGCCGACAATCGCAATCTTGTCCCCGCGTTCAATCGTCATATTCAGATTGGGCAGCAGCGGACGGTCGTAGCCGATTTCGAAGTCAATGCCCTCGAATACGGTTTTGCCGCTGGAGCGGCTCTCTTTGAACGAGAAGCTCGGCTTCGCTGCCTCCTCCGGCCTGTCGATCCGCTCTATGCGGTCGAGCTGTTTTTCACGGCTTTTCGCCCGGCCAGAAGTGGAAGCACGCGCTTTGTTTCGCTGGATGAAATCCTCCTGCTTCTTGATATAATCCCGCTGCTTCTCATATGCCTCGATATGCTGGGCCTTGTTCATTTCCGCCATATCCAGAAACTTCTCATAGTTCGCAGTATAACGGGTCAGCTTGGCGAACTCCAGATGGTACACCACATTAACGACTTTATTCATAAATTCAGTATCATGGGAAATCAGCAAAAAAGCATAAGGATACTGCTTCAGGTAGTTGGTCAGCCAGTCGATGTGCTCAACATCCAGGTAGTTGGTAGGCTCATCCAGCAGCAGTACATTCGGCTTCTCCAGCAGCAGCTTGGCCAGCAGAACCTTCGTCCGTTGTCCTCCGCTCAGCGAAGCTACATCTCGATCCAGACCGATTGCTGACAAACCCAGACCGTTACCCATTTCCTCGACTTTAACATCAATCAGATAGAAATCACCCATATCCAGCTGCTCCTGAATCTCACCCATCTGCTCAAGCAGCAGTTCCAGCTCTTCAGGTGAGGCATCGCCCATTTTACCGGTAATCTCTGTCATTTCACTCTCCAGCTCAAGCAGCGGCAGGAAAGCATCCTTCAACACGTCACGCACCGTTTTACCGGGTGTAAGGTTCGTATGCTGATCCAGATAACCGTAACGCACTCTCGGTGTCCATTCTACTTTTCCGCTATCCTTCAGCAAGGTTCCGGTCAAAATATTCATCAGCGTCGACTTGCCGACGCCATTCGCTCCCACCAGTCCAACATGCTCGCCGGCCAGCAGCCGAAAGGACACATTCGTGAATAACTGCCGGTCTCCAAAGTTGTGGGAAACGTCTTCTACTGTAAGTAAACTCATAAATTCTCAGTAAGCTCCTATCTATTTTTAACATGAGGCCAATATTCTGTCAGTACATATAACGACCATTTTAACACAAGTCAGGGCCTCACTGAAATAGGGATTTACCTGTTCCGTGCTCTGCAAGAAAATTAATTTGATATTTTTACATTTTTTTCTGAAATAATCCGCTGCGTTTTGCAGAAATATGGAGTCTGCCAGTCTTCCTCAGCAGCTGCCCAAGGGCCAGAACCAGCTTGCCGTTATGCTCAAAAGGATCCTGTTGCAGCGGCAGGCTGCTCACCTCCACCTGTCCGCCCAATGCTGCAGCCAGCAGCTCCGCGGCCGAGCGGCTCGCCAGCGGCAGGCAAATCTGCCAGTTTGCATGAAGCGGGAGTCTGCTCCGGCGCAGCCAGTGCAGCGTATCCTCCAGCCGCCAGGCTGATCCGGAAGCCAGCAGCAACGGTACGTCACTGCCTGTAAATGCTTCAAGCGCACCTTCATAACCGCCGGTTCCGAGATCCAGCACGAGGTATGCATAGTTTTTATTTAGCAGGTCTGTTAAATCACCCTGCACCGGACGCCGCCAGTAATCAATTCCTTTCCAGCTAAGCGGTGCCTCAGGCAGGCCCGGTTGCCCTGGATGTACCGGATAATCAAGCAGGCTGCAGATCCGGTCATACACGGAAGATTCCGGGCTGAAGTCAACCCATGCGGTGGTCCCCTTTCGGGCCAGCCCGCTGCTTACTGCCAGAGAGGTATGCGTCGTTCCAAGACCAGCGGATACGCCGAGCAGTGCAACAACAGCAGTGTGGCGCTTTACGGATAATGCCGGCCGCATCCCGCTTTTAGACGGTTCATCTACAGAATCTGTAAGAGGCTCAAGCGCCTGTAATACTTCTTCCGCGCTTTGAAATCTTTCCTCCGGATGATAGCGCAGAAGCCGCCGGATAACAGGAATTAAGGCCTCCGGAATTTTGGCGTTTAGCCTGGCTTCCATTCCCGGCACCCAGCGGCTGTACAACCCGCCGGAAACCATATACAGCATAATCGCTCCCAGGCCGTACAGATCCGACGAAGGTCCGCTCTGCCCGCTGCCGTATTGCTCGGGAGCCGCGAAACCGGCGGTACCTAGCTTCTCTGTATCCTCTCCGGCTCCCTTTCTATAGCTGCGGGCGATTCCGAAGTCTATCAGCATCAGCCCGCCTGCTCCGGTCAGCATAATATTAGCCGGCTTCAGATCGCGGTATATAATCGGCGGCTGCTGCCCGTGCAAGAACGCAAGCACTTCCAGCAGCTGGCGGGTATAGGAAATAATACGTCCCGCATCCATCGGCTCTGTATTTGCCTTTATAGCTTCCGCCAGCGTCACCCCCTCAATATAATCCATGATCATATACCAGTAGCCTTCTTCATCCGGCGCAAAAAAATCGGCAACTCTCGGAAGCAGACGGTGGTTCAAAGAGATCAGCAGCTCCGCCTCCGCCTCCACAGCTCCCGCTGTCTTATGATGGCTGATGCTTTCCTTCACCGCCCACCGCTGCCCTGGCAGCCGCGTATCCTCGGCCAGATAAACATGGCTCATTCCGCCGGAGCCGATCAGGCTCATAATCCGGTACCGCTCTCCAATTAACTGTCCGGGTGCCAGTTTTGTTTGAAAGATCATCGTCAACATCCCCCTAATAAAACTCATACAAAACCCTACTTTATAACAAAAAAAGAGAAAGCACGCCGCTGTTGATACCATCCGGCACGAGGCCGGTGGTGCAGACAACGGGATACTTTCCCTTTAGGTGATACAATTGAGTGAGACTATTTCATTTGATTAATATTTAATCATATAAAGTGTTATCTCGTCACGGTTATGAAACAGCTGCTTCGCCCGCTGAACCTGCATCCGCTCACCTTCAAACATGGCGATAATCTCCTTAATTACAGCCAGTGGCTTCTTGTGCATCAGCTTCACTGTGACCACTGCTGTTCCGCCCGGTGAAAGGCTGTGGAGCAGGCCGGTGACCAGCTTCGCCATCAGCTTGGGACTCCAGCTCATATCACAGACCAGCAGATCAAATTCATTATCCCGGAATTTGACTTCCCCGGCATTTTTGCGCAGGATCTTCAGTCCGGGCAGATTGCGGAGCGACTCATGCATCAGCGCAGGATCAACCGCCGTTACCTTGAGACCGCGTTCCAGCAGGAATGAGGTCCATCCGCCGGGTGAAGCACCAATATCAACAGCATTGCGGAAGCTTGAGAACGGAATGGCAAATTCCTTCTCCGCCTCCATCAGCTTGAATTTTGCCCGCGAGATCTGTCCGTCTTCCTTGCGGAAACGGATCATGCCGCCGTTCCAGCTGGACAGATTGTCCTCAGGCCGGGACACCCCGGCATACAGCGCATCTCCGTCCGCATAGACGGAAATCACCCAGGCAGGGTCCTGTACGGTGAAATCAGCCTCCAGGCTCTGCAGCCGCTCCTGCAGCCACTCGCGCAGCTCACCAGGGCTGTCCTGCCAGAACGAGGCTGCTCCCTTGCGGACATGCAGCGACACCTTCTCACCTTCCAGTTCACTGCGGCGGCTTAAATATACGGCCAACCGGTCCAGCGCCGAGAGATCTCCCTGATCCTGAAACTGTACCGGCTGAATATGCCGCAGGAAGATCGGCAGATTCGCGCTAAGCACCCGTGATACCTCTTCCGGTTCACCTTCCAGCGTGGCCAGGAAAATCTCCCCCGGCAGCAGCAGCGTGCTTTTCACCGCCCCGAACAGGCGGCGAAGCTCTTCCTGAGCGTATGGGGCAAAGCCGTGATTGGCCGTGCAGATATAACGTGAAAGAATCTTTTCTTCCGGAGCAGCAGCCTGCTCTCCGGTTGTTTGTGTTAAATCGTTCAAATCATCTGCCTCCAGGTCTGATTTTAATCCAGGGACGACCGTTATCCCATTCAACATCGACGGGAATATCAAAAGTAGCCAAGATCATATCTTTCGTTAACACTTCTTCTTTGGGGCCTGAGCCCGCCAGCTTTCCGTCACGGATCAGCGCCACATGGGAGAAAAGCGGTACGATTTCCTCAACATGATGCGTGACATAGACTACCGAAACATTGCGCTGCTTCAGCTTATCAATCTCCGCAAGCATTTTCTCACGTTCGTACAGATCAAGTCCGGCACAAGGCTCGTCCATGATGAGCAGCTTAGGGTTGGCCATCAGGCATCTCGCCAGCATTGCCTTTTTGCGTTCACCCTGAGACAGGGTACCGAACGGATGATAGGCCAGCTCGCCCAGATTCATATCTTCAAGCAGCTTAACCGCCTGCTCCTGTACCTGCTGCGGAATCGCCTGATAGAAGCGAAGATAGGCGTAGGCGCCGGTGGCAACCACTTCCCATACAGGATCGCTGAGCGAGAGCTTTTCCATCAGCGAAGGGCCGATGTAACCAATCTCTTTGCGTACCTCACGCAGATCGCACTGGCCGTATTTATAACCGAGCACCTCAACGGACCCGCTGCTCGGGAACAGATACCCGGTCATCATCTCCAGGATTGTTGTCTTGCCGGAACCGTTGCGCCCAAGAATGACCCAGTTCTCGCCCTGCTTCATTTCCAGCGATACATCGTCAAGAATCAGGCTTTGTTCTCTCCGCAGCGTTAGATGTTGTAATGATATCATTTATGAGGTCACACTCCTTATGTATTCCAGCATCCGTTCTACAGAGCCCATTGAATAATAGATTTCCGGTTCTACGCTACGGTCAGCACGGGCCACCAGAAGTGCAGGCACGCTTGATATACGGTACCGGCTGACCAGCCCCGGCAGCATGTTCACATTAGCTTCGGCAATAACTAGCCCAGCCGGCAGCAGATGGGACGCTACCTCCAGCATACGCCGGGCGGCCTTGCAGGTACCGCACAGCGGTGTATGCAGAAATACAACCAAGGGCTCACCGGACTGAAGCAGAGCCTTCATTAGTTCCTGCTCGTTCAAGCTTATAAATTCTGTCATTTGCCGGCCGCTCCTGCAGCGATCCCGGCAAGCACTTCATCATTAACCGGGCCATTGTACAATTCGGTTCCCTCTGGTCTAGCGGCATAGAGCAGCTCATACATTTCTTTGCGGCCCCAGCTGCTTGAGGTGTGCAGATAAATTTGGCGCGGAAACAGCCCCTCAAGCACCATACGTCTGCATACCTCATCCCCGCTGTAATCATCCGGCCCCATGTCATAATCGAGCGACAATATATTAACCTCGCACTCACGCAAGAGCAGCAGGCATTCTTCAGTTGTTCTTGCCAGCGTAAAACCCTGCGGCAGCTTGCGGCAATCGTCCATAAATATATTAATCAACGGCTACTCCTCCGCTTCATACCATTTCAGTACGGCTGCAATTTCCTGACGGTGGCTGCCGTCAGGCCCTTTGGCGGTCTCCAAGGCAACAACCGCATGACGGATGGGCTCTGAGAGCAGCAGCTCCCGCAGGCTGTACTCCCCGATATACCCCTCCCCGACCCCGGCATGCCTGTCCCTCCGCAAACCGAAGGGAAATAATGAATCGTTCAGATGAACTGCAGTAAGATTACGCCAATAATCCAGTTCAGTTCCCCGCTGCAGCAGCTTCGCTGTCTGGTCCGGATTCCAGATCCCGGCGGCAAAAGCATGGCATGTGTCGAAACAGAACCCGATCTTCTCCGGAAAGCGGCTAAGCTCACGGACTTTGACCAGCTCTTCCAGTGTCATGCCTTCACTTCCGTGATTACCGGCCTGATTCTCAATCAGCAGCTTTGCCCGGCCATCCCAGGAGCTAAGGGTATCATTCATACATTGTATAATATTTTGGTAGCCTTGTAACGGCTCCATTCCGGCAAAATGTCCAAAATGCACTACAATACCAAGCGAGCCGCAAGCCTCAGCAATCTCCAGATCATTGCGCAGTGACGCCACCATTACCGATCTGGATGCAGCACCAGTTGTATCAGCCGCCATATTAGTCGGATAAGGGGTGTGGGCAATGGAGGCCATATTGTGCTTGCGGCAAAAGGCGGCGCAGTCCTCCGCATCCCGCCTATCAAGCGGTTTCGGCTTCAGACTGCGCGGATTTTTCGGAAAATATTGAAAGCATGCCGCACCGCTCTCCCAGGCAAAACGGGCCGCTCGGCCGTATCCGCCGCGGATGCTGACATGAGCCCCGATTTTGGGGCTACCCTTCATGCTGGCAGTCCGGGCAATAGAACACCTTGCGTCCGGTCAGCTCTGTTTTGACAATGGTTCCCCCGCCGCGCAGGCATGGTTCGCCTTCCCGGTCATATACTTTACACTGATCATTATACGAGCCGGTAACGGTATCGCCGGCCATAAACGGCATCTCCATGTAGCCGCCGATTTCGGTTGCTTCCGTCAGTACTTTGCGCATACTCTCGTATAAGCGGGTGACGGCCTCCGGCGACAGATTCTGCACCAGCGTGGAAGGCAGCAGTCTGGCTTCAAAAGCAATCTCATCCGCGTAGCAGTTGCCGATACCGGCCATAACCTGCTGATTCACAAGCAGACTTTTTAGCGCCCCTCTCCGGCCCTTCAGCAGCGCAGCGAATCGCTCCGCGGTCATCCGGCGGTCCAGCAGCTCAGGTCCCAGCTTGCCCATGGCCGCTTCACTTTCCTTCACCGACAACAGATGCAGGTAACCCAGACGCAGCCCCATGAAGTATAGAATATGGTCACCAAATGCCAATTCCACCTGTGTGCTCCGTTCAGGACGCTCCTCTTCCGTGCCGTAATACAATATGCCGCCCAGCATCAGGTGAAGCAGTAATCTGCGCCCGTCATGCAGGTGGAACAGAATATGCTTCGCCCGGCGTTCCACAAAAACGATACGGGCACCCAGTAATGCGTTCTTAAAGTCCCCGGCCTCCATGTTGATGGTTTTCTCTCTGTTCACGGTCACACCTGTAATCGGAACATTTATAAGATGCTGACTGAGCAGCTTTCTGTAATTCTCCATTTCCGGCAGTTCCGGCATTGTTCATCGTCCCTTCTAGGTTGGTAAAAAACTCACACCTTTGCCATTATACACCGAGCATCGATATAAGTTCAGCTAAATCGCTGCAAATTACATCCGGTGTCACGCCGGTGACCGTCTTATAGTGTTCAAGATTGTCCTGTGTAGTCAAGCCTGTCAGCACAAGGATCGTCCGGCAGCCCGCATTGGCCCCGGCTGAAATATCCGTCCGCATGTTATCGCCGACCACAACAGCCTCATGCTGCTTAATACCCAGCATCGACACGGCATAATTGATCAGGTATGATTCCGGTTTGCCGATAACTACTGGCGACACACCGCTTGCAGCTTCGATGGCAGCACCAAGCGTTCCCGCCCCCGGCATTACTCCGTCATCCGACGGCAGCATCAGATCCGGATTGGTCAGCACAAATTTCGCTCCGCCCATGATCCAGCGTGAAGCCTGTGCCAGTGAATCATATGTAAAAGATCTGTAGATGCCCTGTACAACATATTGCGGGTCATCTGTGACAATCGTCAAGCCAGCTGCGGTGCAGGCTTCGATAAGGCCCTCTTCTCCAAGTATCGCCACCCTTGCTTCCGGTGATTCCTCAGCGATATAGCGTGCAGCTGCCAGCGAGGAAGTGCAGACTTCCTCCGCCTTGGCTTCAATGCCCATTCCGCTCAGATGTGCGGCTACATTAGCGGGTGTCCGCGAAGAATTGTTCGTTACGAACAAAAAAGGTACACCTGCCGCACGAAGCCCTGTTATCAATTTATCAGCGCCGGGGATCATCCGGCCACCGTGAAATAAAGTTCCGTCCAGATCAATGAGTAAGCCTCCGAAATCCTTCATAATCCCCCTCCAGTTCCTCCGGATATTTAATTAATACTATTAATAAGTAATCTCATTAATTTTAAAAAACAGCTTTTATTACCGCTCTAATTTCAGCTGTGCCTTTACAGAACACAGGTTTATATGTTGCTATGAGGCAGGGTAACCCCGTCCTAATTTCGCCATAATCTTCGCTGCTTCGTACGGTTGCCAAGGTTCTTTTGCTTAAATTTTAACATCCTTAGTCGAACGTTAGCGAACCGCTGCAGCGTCAGGCTATTTTTGACACTACCCTGTCATTTCCTGCGCTTTCCCGGAAAATAATTTGATTTCCCCAGCCATTTCCCCGGGGATTTCCCAGCTTTTCCGCTTACTTTCTCCGGTATACGGGGAAGGTGCAGAACTCCTCAGCAAGCAGGGTTTGAGGGAAGATCGCCTGTGCTTCATCCAGTAATGGAGTCAGCTCTTCCTGTGACACATAACGCGAACTGAAGTGAGTCAGCAGCAGTTCCCGGCCTTCCGCTTCTCGGGCCAGTTCTGCAGCCTGGACAGCAGTGCTGTGGTGATATTGGTAAGCCATCTCCGCCAGATCATGGGCAAAGGTTGCTTCATGGATAATCAGATCAGCCCCCTGCGCCAGCGGCAGACTCCCCGGGCAAGGTCTGGTATCCCCCAGAATGGTTACGATACGCCCTTTTTTGGGCTCATGGACCACTTCGGAAGCCCGGATTACTACTCCGCTCTCCGTAGTCACATCTTCGCCCTTCTTCAGCTTGCCGTATAACGGGCCAGGCTTCAATCCATAGCTCCGGAGCAGCTCCGTGTTCAGACTGCCCGGGCTGTCTTTCTCAGTTACCCGGTATCCATAGCTGTCAATCCGGTGCTCCAGCAGACCCGCCTCAACCTTAAAGGTTTCATCCTCAAATACCAGTCCGCCTGTATGCTCCACAATCTCAAGCTTGTAGGGCATGCGTGATTGGCTTACTGACAAGGATACGTCCAGAAAAGCCTTCAGTCCCGGAGGCCCATACACGGTTAGCGGAGCCGTGCCGCCCTGATATCCCCGGCTCGACAGCAGCCCCGGCAAGCCGAATAGATGATCACCATGCAAATGGGTAATAAACAGCTTCTCCAGCTTCCCCAGCCGCAGCGGCGAACGCAGCACCTGATGCTGTGTCCCTTCTCCGCAATCGAACATCCAGAAGCTGCGGCGTTCCTCCATCAGTCTGAGGGCAATTGAGGTTACATTGCGCTGCAGTGTGGGAACACCGGCATTGGTGCCGAGAA of the Paenibacillus pedocola genome contains:
- a CDS encoding TIGR01457 family HAD-type hydrolase, with translation MKDFGGLLIDLDGTLFHGGRMIPGADKLITGLRAAGVPFLFVTNNSSRTPANVAAHLSGMGIEAKAEEVCTSSLAAARYIAEESPEARVAILGEEGLIEACTAAGLTIVTDDPQYVVQGIYRSFTYDSLAQASRWIMGGAKFVLTNPDLMLPSDDGVMPGAGTLGAAIEAASGVSPVVIGKPESYLINYAVSMLGIKQHEAVVVGDNMRTDISAGANAGCRTILVLTGLTTQDNLEHYKTVTGVTPDVICSDLAELISMLGV
- the rnz gene encoding ribonuclease Z, with the translated sequence MEIYFLGTNAGVPTLQRNVTSIALRLMEERRSFWMFDCGEGTQHQVLRSPLRLGKLEKLFITHLHGDHLFGLPGLLSSRGYQGGTAPLTVYGPPGLKAFLDVSLSVSQSRMPYKLEIVEHTGGLVFEDETFKVEAGLLEHRIDSYGYRVTEKDSPGSLNTELLRSYGLKPGPLYGKLKKGEDVTTESGVVIRASEVVHEPKKGRIVTILGDTRPCPGSLPLAQGADLIIHEATFAHDLAEMAYQYHHSTAVQAAELAREAEGRELLLTHFSSRYVSQEELTPLLDEAQAIFPQTLLAEEFCTFPVYRRK